The Desulfuromonas versatilis genome has a segment encoding these proteins:
- a CDS encoding efflux RND transporter periplasmic adaptor subunit gives MTSKTRWALLLVILLAAGGAGGYYYWHSMLHGDHAEQGGEAAARQYTCPMHPFILKDKAGACPICGMSLVPVGGAGAAQGDLSLPEAVHLSPAQLVMANVATAPVEEIPLTQEVRAVGIVTYDQAKQGKVTAWVPGRIERLYVNRVGDTVSRGRPVALLYAPELVSAQQEYLLALRSRDELKRSRIPSIAESGEGLVKAARQRLKLWGVSDKQLAALEQGGEPAVQLPINTPLSGVVIEKLVVEGQYVAEGEALFSVADLTTVWVELALYENEFPAVAVGQEVAIASQSYPGETFAGKVTYVYPFLDPQTRTVKVRVEIPNPGLRLKPDMYVEGILRKELGTGYAVPVTAVIDTGRRKVVWVQEQEGVFSPRDVKVGARVGEKVQILEGVDDFDIVAVSGGYLIDSEAQLRGPGGGAHAGHGAAAEGEQAKPAAAPTPAGHQH, from the coding sequence ATGACATCTAAAACCCGATGGGCCCTTCTCCTGGTGATCCTCCTGGCCGCCGGCGGCGCGGGGGGGTATTACTACTGGCACAGCATGCTGCACGGGGACCACGCTGAACAAGGGGGCGAGGCGGCCGCCCGCCAGTACACCTGCCCGATGCACCCCTTTATCCTCAAGGACAAGGCCGGCGCCTGCCCGATCTGCGGCATGTCGCTGGTGCCCGTCGGCGGGGCCGGCGCCGCACAGGGCGATCTGAGCCTGCCCGAGGCGGTGCACCTTTCGCCGGCCCAGCTGGTGATGGCCAACGTCGCCACGGCGCCGGTGGAGGAGATCCCCCTGACCCAGGAGGTGCGGGCGGTGGGGATCGTCACTTACGACCAGGCCAAGCAGGGCAAGGTCACCGCCTGGGTGCCCGGGCGCATCGAGCGTCTCTACGTCAACCGGGTCGGCGACACGGTGAGCCGGGGCCGGCCGGTGGCGCTGCTCTACGCCCCGGAGCTGGTTTCGGCCCAGCAGGAATACCTGCTCGCCCTGCGCAGCCGCGACGAACTGAAGCGCTCGCGCATCCCCTCCATCGCCGAAAGCGGCGAGGGGCTGGTCAAAGCCGCCCGCCAGCGCCTCAAGCTCTGGGGGGTGAGCGACAAGCAGCTCGCGGCCCTGGAGCAGGGGGGCGAACCGGCGGTGCAGCTGCCCATCAATACCCCGCTCTCGGGGGTGGTCATCGAGAAGCTGGTGGTGGAGGGGCAGTACGTCGCCGAGGGTGAGGCGCTCTTCAGCGTCGCCGACCTCACCACGGTCTGGGTCGAACTGGCCCTCTACGAGAACGAGTTTCCGGCCGTCGCTGTCGGCCAGGAGGTGGCCATCGCCTCCCAGTCCTACCCCGGCGAAACCTTTGCCGGCAAAGTCACCTACGTCTATCCCTTCCTCGATCCGCAGACCCGCACGGTCAAGGTGCGGGTGGAGATCCCCAACCCCGGCCTGCGCCTCAAGCCCGACATGTACGTCGAGGGGATCTTGCGCAAGGAGCTGGGGACAGGCTACGCGGTGCCGGTGACGGCGGTCATCGACACCGGCCGCCGCAAGGTGGTCTGGGTGCAGGAACAGGAAGGGGTGTTCTCGCCCCGCGACGTCAAGGTCGGCGCGCGGGTGGGCGAAAAGGTGCAGATCCTCGAGGGGGTGGATGATTTTGACATCGTCGCCGTCTCGGGCGGCTACCTGATCGACAGCGAGGCCCAGCTGCGCGGGCCCGGCGGCGGGGCGCATGCCGGGCATGGGGCGGCGGCTGAAGGGGAGCAGGCAAAGCCGGCTGCGGCGCCGACGCCGGCGGGGCATCAGCATTGA
- a CDS encoding TolC family protein, protein MKNFLTLFLATLAVLALPALVLAGDRPSEASPAVSTGAGSLPELMAAALASNPENKASEARWQAFRQRIAQVGSLEDPMLMLRIDNGLVRDPLNFNRDVMTQKVVGISQQFPFWGKLALREEVARQDAEFYRWNIAERRLELAAMVKENWYRLFFVERSLEVLERNLKVMEDFVTSAETRYAVGVGAQQDIYRAQLERSMLLEVKTGLVQQRRSLHAALNALLFRPAESPVGEVPEFSLVRPGKAAEELLATAEELRPALQGLRASVEKGEAQRRLAEREYFPDLIASFEYMQRDPAMGEEGFDMYGAGITINLPVRRERRQAMVAEASSEVRMAQHELDNLRNSIRSGIADSLAQLERTDSLVELYENGIIPQARQSLESSLAGYQVGKVDFEAVLDSWTRLYNYERSYYGMLAEHQMTVARLEALVGGELGD, encoded by the coding sequence ATGAAAAATTTTCTGACGCTTTTCTTGGCCACTCTGGCGGTCCTGGCTCTGCCTGCCCTGGTTCTTGCCGGGGATCGGCCCTCCGAGGCTTCGCCGGCGGTTTCGACCGGAGCCGGAAGCCTGCCCGAGCTTATGGCGGCGGCGCTGGCCTCCAACCCGGAAAACAAGGCTTCGGAAGCCCGCTGGCAGGCGTTCCGCCAACGCATAGCCCAGGTGGGATCGCTCGAAGACCCGATGCTGATGCTGCGCATCGACAACGGCCTGGTTCGCGACCCGCTCAATTTCAACCGCGACGTTATGACCCAGAAGGTGGTCGGCATCTCCCAGCAGTTTCCCTTCTGGGGCAAACTGGCGCTGCGCGAGGAAGTCGCCCGGCAGGATGCCGAGTTTTACCGCTGGAACATCGCCGAGCGGCGCCTGGAGCTGGCGGCCATGGTCAAGGAGAACTGGTACCGTTTGTTTTTCGTCGAGCGTTCGCTGGAGGTGCTCGAGCGCAACCTCAAGGTCATGGAGGATTTCGTGACCAGCGCCGAGACCCGCTACGCGGTGGGCGTCGGTGCCCAGCAGGACATCTACCGCGCCCAGCTGGAGCGCTCCATGCTGCTGGAGGTCAAGACCGGCCTTGTGCAGCAGCGCCGCAGTCTTCACGCTGCCCTCAACGCCCTGCTGTTCCGGCCCGCGGAGAGCCCTGTCGGCGAGGTCCCCGAATTCAGCCTGGTGCGCCCTGGGAAAGCCGCGGAAGAGCTGCTGGCAACGGCCGAGGAACTCAGGCCCGCCCTGCAGGGGCTGCGTGCCAGCGTGGAAAAGGGCGAAGCCCAGCGGCGGCTGGCCGAGAGGGAGTATTTCCCGGACCTGATCGCAAGTTTCGAATACATGCAGCGCGACCCGGCCATGGGGGAGGAGGGGTTCGACATGTACGGGGCGGGGATCACCATCAACCTGCCGGTGCGCCGGGAGCGGCGCCAGGCGATGGTTGCCGAGGCCTCTTCGGAAGTCCGCATGGCCCAGCACGAGTTGGACAATCTGCGCAACAGCATCCGCTCCGGGATCGCCGATTCGCTGGCCCAGCTCGAACGCACCGACTCTTTGGTCGAACTCTACGAGAACGGCATCATCCCCCAGGCGCGCCAGTCGCTCGAGTCGTCCCTGGCCGGCTACCAGGTCGGCAAGGTCGATTTCGAGGCGGTGCTCGACAGCTGGACCCGGCTCTACAATTACGAGCGCAGCTACTACGGCATGCTCGCCGAGCACCAGATGACGGTGGCGCGGCTCGAGGCGCTGGTGGGGGGGGAGTTGGGGGATTGA
- a CDS encoding efflux RND transporter permease subunit, translating to MIEKIIDYSARNRVIILLLFAMVSVWGIWAVLRTPVDAIPDLSDNQVIVFTEYPGRSPQVVEDQVTYPLAVNLQGLPQVKAVRASSAFGFSMIYVIFEDAADIYWARTRVLERLNYAGSFLPAGVTPTLGPDGTGVGHVFWYTIEGPGYDLEQLRTLQDWFVRYQLNTVPGVAEVASIGGYVREYQVDLDPARLYAYNVTAGQVMEAVRRANNDVGGRLVEQTDAEYLIRGRGYVRSVADLENIVVTSGMNGVPIYVRNLGTVQLGGAIRRGLLDLNGEGEVVGGIVVMRYGEHAQEVIDRVKEKIAALEKGLPPGVKIIARYDRSDLIERAIHTLKRALTEESIVVSLVILAFLLHFQSALVVVLTLPIAVLFAFITMKLMGVTSNIMSLGGIAIAIGVLVDAGIIMVENGYRHLSELDPEQRRANRLEVIIASAKQVGRPIFFSMAIIILSFVPVFLLEGQEGKLFHPLAFTKTFSMIGSAVLAITLVPVLMYYFLRGKMPPESANPVSSFCIKLYSPVIRWVLRWKKTTIALNLLALVVAVPMFVSLGSEFMPPLDEGSLLYMPVTLPNIAITEAKRIIQVQDAIIKSVPEVEHVLGKVGRAETSTDPAPVSMFESIIILKPKEQWRPGLTKDDLIAELDGKLQQIGVRNGWTQPIINRINMLSTGVRTDLGVKIFGSDLEVLKELAVQAEGILKAVDGAADVVAERVTGGNYVDIEVDRQAAARYGASVGEIQDVIETALGGEMLTTSVEGRNRFPIRIRYLRELRDNLPDLQRILVSGMNGAQVPLALVTRVSVTTGAPEINSEGGLLRSIVFLNVRGRDMGGFVTEAKQVLERDLQLPAGYYVAWSGQWENQIRAKERLQLLVPAGMLIIFVLLYFTFRSALEASMVMLSVPFALVGGVYLVWLLGYNMSVAVWVGFIALYGVAVETGVVMVVYLHEALDKRLLAGPVSEQDIYAAAYEGAVLRLRPKLMTVAVTLIGLVPIMWSTGTGADVMKPIAAPMIGGMISSTVHVLIMTPVIFVLMKVRDLKKGRLHYSGMKH from the coding sequence ATGATCGAAAAAATAATCGACTATTCGGCCCGCAACCGGGTCATCATCCTGCTCCTCTTCGCCATGGTCTCGGTATGGGGCATCTGGGCCGTGCTGCGCACGCCGGTGGACGCCATCCCCGACCTGTCGGACAACCAGGTCATCGTCTTCACCGAGTACCCGGGGCGCTCGCCCCAGGTGGTGGAGGACCAGGTCACCTACCCCCTGGCGGTCAACCTGCAGGGATTGCCGCAGGTCAAGGCGGTGCGCGCCTCGAGCGCCTTCGGCTTTTCGATGATCTATGTCATCTTCGAGGATGCGGCGGACATTTACTGGGCCCGCACCCGGGTGCTCGAGCGGCTCAACTACGCCGGCTCGTTCCTGCCGGCCGGCGTCACCCCGACCCTCGGCCCCGACGGCACCGGCGTGGGGCACGTCTTCTGGTACACCATCGAGGGGCCGGGCTACGACCTGGAGCAGCTGCGCACTCTGCAGGACTGGTTCGTGCGCTACCAGCTCAACACGGTGCCCGGCGTGGCCGAGGTCGCCTCCATCGGCGGCTATGTCCGCGAGTACCAGGTCGACCTCGACCCGGCGCGGCTCTACGCCTACAACGTCACTGCCGGGCAGGTCATGGAGGCGGTGCGCCGGGCCAACAACGACGTGGGCGGGCGGCTGGTGGAACAGACCGACGCCGAGTACCTGATCCGCGGGCGGGGCTACGTGCGTTCGGTGGCGGACCTGGAGAACATCGTCGTCACAAGCGGCATGAACGGCGTCCCCATCTACGTGCGCAACCTCGGCACGGTGCAGCTCGGGGGCGCGATCCGCCGGGGCCTGCTCGATCTCAACGGCGAAGGGGAGGTAGTCGGCGGCATCGTGGTCATGCGCTACGGCGAGCACGCCCAGGAGGTCATCGACCGGGTCAAGGAGAAGATCGCGGCCCTGGAAAAAGGTCTTCCGCCGGGGGTGAAGATCATCGCCCGCTACGACCGCTCGGATCTCATCGAACGGGCCATCCACACCCTGAAGCGGGCCCTCACCGAAGAGTCGATCGTCGTCTCACTGGTAATCCTGGCCTTCCTGCTGCACTTCCAGAGCGCCCTGGTGGTGGTGCTGACCCTGCCCATCGCGGTGCTGTTCGCCTTCATCACCATGAAGCTGATGGGGGTGACCTCCAACATCATGTCCCTGGGGGGCATCGCCATCGCCATCGGCGTGCTGGTCGACGCCGGCATCATCATGGTCGAGAACGGCTACCGCCACCTCTCGGAACTCGACCCCGAGCAGCGCCGGGCCAACCGCCTCGAGGTGATCATCGCCTCGGCCAAGCAGGTCGGCAGGCCGATCTTCTTCTCCATGGCGATCATCATCCTCTCCTTCGTACCGGTGTTTCTGCTTGAGGGGCAGGAGGGCAAGCTGTTTCACCCGCTGGCCTTCACCAAGACCTTCTCCATGATCGGTTCGGCGGTGCTCGCCATCACCCTGGTGCCGGTGCTGATGTACTACTTTCTGCGCGGCAAGATGCCGCCGGAGAGCGCCAACCCGGTCTCGTCCTTCTGCATCAAGCTCTACTCCCCGGTGATCCGCTGGGTGCTCAGGTGGAAGAAGACCACCATCGCCCTCAACCTGCTGGCGCTGGTGGTCGCGGTGCCGATGTTCGTCTCGCTCGGCAGCGAGTTCATGCCGCCGCTCGACGAGGGCTCGCTGCTCTACATGCCGGTGACCCTGCCGAACATCGCCATCACCGAGGCCAAGCGCATCATCCAGGTGCAGGACGCCATCATCAAGAGCGTCCCCGAGGTCGAGCACGTGCTCGGCAAGGTCGGGCGGGCCGAGACCTCCACCGACCCGGCGCCGGTCTCCATGTTCGAGAGCATCATCATCCTCAAACCCAAGGAGCAGTGGCGCCCGGGGCTCACCAAGGACGACCTGATCGCCGAGCTCGACGGCAAGCTGCAGCAGATCGGGGTGCGCAACGGCTGGACCCAGCCGATCATCAACCGCATCAACATGCTCTCCACCGGGGTGCGCACCGACCTGGGGGTGAAGATCTTCGGCAGCGACCTCGAGGTGCTCAAGGAGCTGGCGGTGCAGGCCGAGGGGATTCTCAAGGCCGTCGACGGGGCGGCCGACGTGGTGGCGGAGCGGGTCACCGGCGGCAACTACGTGGACATCGAGGTCGACCGCCAGGCCGCGGCCCGCTACGGGGCAAGCGTCGGCGAGATCCAGGACGTCATCGAGACCGCCCTGGGCGGCGAGATGCTCACCACCTCGGTGGAGGGGCGCAACCGTTTCCCCATCCGCATCCGCTACCTGCGCGAGCTGCGCGACAACCTGCCCGACCTGCAGCGTATCCTCGTCTCGGGGATGAACGGCGCCCAGGTGCCTCTGGCGCTGGTGACCAGGGTCAGCGTCACCACTGGCGCCCCGGAGATCAACAGCGAGGGGGGGCTGCTGCGCTCCATCGTCTTTCTCAACGTGCGCGGCCGCGACATGGGCGGCTTCGTCACCGAGGCCAAACAGGTGCTGGAGCGCGATCTGCAGCTGCCGGCGGGCTACTACGTCGCCTGGTCGGGGCAGTGGGAGAACCAGATCCGCGCCAAGGAGCGCCTGCAGCTGCTGGTGCCGGCGGGGATGCTGATCATCTTCGTGCTGCTCTACTTCACCTTCCGCTCGGCCCTCGAGGCCTCGATGGTCATGCTCTCGGTCCCCTTCGCCCTGGTCGGCGGCGTCTACCTGGTCTGGCTGCTCGGCTACAACATGTCGGTGGCGGTCTGGGTCGGCTTCATCGCCCTCTACGGGGTGGCGGTGGAGACCGGGGTGGTGATGGTCGTCTACCTGCACGAGGCCCTCGACAAGCGCCTGCTGGCTGGGCCGGTCAGCGAGCAGGACATCTACGCGGCGGCCTACGAGGGGGCGGTGTTGCGCCTTCGGCCAAAATTGATGACCGTGGCGGTGACCCTGATCGGCCTGGTCCCCATCATGTGGTCGACGGGGACCGGTGCCGACGTGATGAAGCCCATCGCCGCCCCGATGATCGGCGGCATGATCTCCTCGACGGTGCACGTACTGATCATGACCCCGGTGATCTTCGTGCTGATGAAGGTGCGCGACCTGAAGAAGGGGCGGCTGCACTATTCGGGGATGAAGCACTGA